In Apium graveolens cultivar Ventura chromosome 10, ASM990537v1, whole genome shotgun sequence, the following are encoded in one genomic region:
- the LOC141690714 gene encoding uncharacterized protein LOC141690714 yields the protein MTLSNISNTLTLSAKNKLGFVNGDIVEPEKNAVEYKLWERCNDLVISWILFNLDESIAKSVLFMRTAKEIWDDIEERFGYALMTQIYSLEQQMLEISQGQDSISEFFTKMKTIWDGINDANPLPVCTCKLCTCNLTQRIVQK from the coding sequence atgacattatcaaatatatctaacacgtTAACTCTATCTGCCAAGAATAAATTGGGATTTGtcaatggtgatattgttgagcCTGAAAAGAATGCTGTTGAATATAAACTTTGGGAGAGATGCAATGATTTGGTTATCTCATGGATTTTATTCAATCTTGATGAATCCATTGCTAAAAGCGTACTGTTTATGAGAACTGCCAAGGAAATATGGGATGATATTGAAGAAAGGTTTGGATATGCTTTAATGACACAGATATACTCACTTGAACAGCAGATGCTTGAGATAAGTCAGGGACAGGATTCAATTTCAGAGTTTTTTACAAAGATGAAAACTATCTGGGATGGCATAAATGATGCTAATCCATTGCCAGTCTGTACTTGCAAATTGTGTACTTGCAATTTAACTCAAAGGATTGTACAAAAATAA